A genomic window from Vampirovibrio chlorellavorus includes:
- a CDS encoding GAF domain-containing protein yields MLNLLSHHPKNVSKLKSPVLQNDSGNALAVIKVIKVLNAASDEMSALKAALDSVKQSFKWDYGSYWALDAQSNTLRFYTESGSVNSEFEQVTRSASFSEGVGINGRAWKTRDLFFVKDLGEMVDCCRRESAQKAGVKSGICFPIITDEKVIGTMDFFSTKVLSPDDEQLEVLRGIGQLVASTIERLRKQEVVQQNAKDTEAINQIIQNLIEAKTEKEALQIALDNVRDTFEWAYASFWQIDKVSQSLRFQQDSGTVNPEFLKITQSAEFKKGVGINGKAWERGELVFIQDLGTVTDCVRRDPAQRAGVKSGICFPLFVNGEITGTMDFFTTETLNPSAQRLEALKTVGKLVSANIERIQKQEAETRKSEQIKQSSMELSSFSDQLKDANLQIGTAMDGNVQKSQHVADMAEDSNRNIQTLASAITEMSSSVEEISRNTQQASQITHNAEKKAEESKKIMDELGRSSQEINSVIDLIKDIASQTNLLALNATIEAASAGDAGKGFAVVANEVKALAKQSAEATENIRLKIETIQQNTQTAIQTIVSIAETVEEINEIIRTIASAVEEQSATSSEISHTVNGTALSIEKITQNIQLLAQASEATAESVSVFSELSRKLDALNTILSDI; encoded by the coding sequence ATGCTGAACCTACTGAGCCATCATCCCAAAAACGTGTCCAAGCTTAAGTCCCCAGTCCTGCAGAATGACAGCGGTAACGCGCTAGCCGTCATTAAGGTCATCAAAGTGCTAAACGCCGCCAGCGATGAAATGAGCGCACTAAAAGCGGCGCTGGATAGTGTTAAACAGTCTTTCAAGTGGGATTATGGTTCCTATTGGGCACTGGATGCCCAGTCCAACACACTGCGTTTTTATACCGAATCGGGCAGTGTCAACAGCGAGTTTGAACAGGTGACCCGCAGCGCCAGCTTCAGCGAAGGCGTGGGAATCAATGGTCGGGCCTGGAAAACACGAGACCTCTTTTTTGTAAAAGACCTGGGCGAGATGGTAGACTGCTGCAGACGCGAATCAGCTCAAAAAGCGGGCGTCAAATCCGGTATTTGCTTCCCGATTATTACCGATGAAAAAGTCATCGGCACCATGGACTTTTTCTCTACCAAAGTTTTATCCCCAGATGACGAGCAACTGGAAGTTCTTCGGGGTATTGGCCAATTGGTAGCGTCCACGATTGAACGCCTTAGAAAGCAAGAGGTTGTTCAGCAGAACGCCAAAGATACAGAGGCCATCAATCAAATTATTCAAAATCTGATTGAAGCCAAAACGGAAAAAGAAGCGCTTCAGATCGCATTGGACAACGTCCGCGACACTTTCGAGTGGGCCTACGCTTCGTTTTGGCAGATTGATAAAGTAAGCCAGTCACTGCGCTTTCAACAAGACTCGGGCACTGTCAATCCCGAATTCTTAAAAATCACCCAAAGTGCTGAATTCAAAAAGGGCGTGGGAATCAATGGCAAAGCCTGGGAACGTGGAGAGCTTGTCTTTATTCAGGATTTGGGAACCGTAACGGACTGCGTTCGCCGTGACCCCGCCCAAAGAGCGGGCGTCAAATCCGGTATTTGCTTTCCTCTCTTTGTGAACGGTGAAATTACGGGCACCATGGACTTCTTCACCACAGAAACCTTAAACCCAAGCGCCCAACGACTGGAGGCTTTGAAAACGGTAGGAAAACTGGTTTCCGCCAACATTGAGCGCATACAAAAACAGGAAGCGGAAACCCGAAAATCAGAGCAAATCAAGCAAAGCTCAATGGAGTTAAGCAGTTTCTCCGATCAATTGAAAGACGCCAACCTGCAAATCGGCACAGCAATGGATGGCAATGTTCAAAAATCTCAACACGTGGCGGACATGGCCGAAGATTCCAACCGGAACATTCAAACCCTGGCCAGCGCCATCACCGAGATGAGCAGCAGTGTGGAAGAAATCAGCCGCAATACCCAGCAAGCCTCTCAAATCACCCACAACGCGGAGAAAAAGGCCGAAGAGTCCAAAAAAATAATGGATGAGTTGGGCCGATCGTCCCAGGAAATTAACTCTGTGATCGATCTGATTAAAGACATCGCTTCCCAAACCAACCTGTTGGCCTTAAACGCCACCATTGAAGCCGCCAGCGCCGGTGACGCGGGCAAAGGTTTCGCCGTGGTGGCCAACGAAGTCAAAGCACTGGCCAAGCAATCCGCGGAGGCCACCGAAAACATCCGCCTCAAAATCGAAACCATTCAACAGAACACCCAAACCGCTATTCAAACCATTGTATCCATTGCCGAAACCGTGGAAGAAATCAACGAGATTATCCGTACCATCGCCAGCGCAGTCGAGGAACAGTCGGCCACCTCCTCGGAAATCAGTCACACCGTTAACGGAACTGCGCTGTCCATCGAGAAAATCACTCAAAACATTCAACTACTGGCCCAAGCCTCTGAAGCGACGGCTGAAAGCGTCAGCGTGTTCAGCGAACTCAGCAGAAAGCTGGACGCACTGAACACCATCCTGAGCGATATTTGA
- a CDS encoding response regulator, producing MSSIKVLVVDDSAIMRRVIMGILNSMNIANDNIEEATDGCEAVEKAASQQYSIILMDWNMPNMLGIDAVRNIRASGNKTPILMVTTEGERTNVITAIQAGANNYLVKPFNAEDLREKFEQLVTL from the coding sequence ATGAGTTCGATCAAAGTTCTGGTAGTTGATGATTCCGCCATTATGAGACGGGTCATCATGGGAATTCTCAACAGTATGAATATCGCTAATGACAATATCGAAGAAGCCACAGATGGTTGTGAAGCGGTTGAAAAAGCAGCAAGCCAGCAATACAGCATTATCCTGATGGATTGGAACATGCCCAATATGCTAGGTATAGACGCCGTTCGCAACATTCGCGCCTCTGGCAACAAAACCCCCATTTTAATGGTTACCACCGAAGGCGAAAGAACCAATGTCATCACGGCCATACAGGCAGGAGCCAATAACTACCTGGTAAAGCCTTTCAATGCGGAAGACCTTCGGGAGAAATTTGAACAACTGGTAACGCTTTAA
- a CDS encoding chemotaxis protein CheX: MSEVSEKKVLDAKLVNALIKSTQDVLGTMANTTVSVKEVRPQASYVAGGDISALIGITGEGGEGMVALSFPIKLANLIVSRLIGANAEAISAEDRSDGIGELVNMISGNTKTSLSTETNSNYRLSLPSIILGSGHEISASPKNCPYLCIVFEVEQQSFSLQVSFKFTN, encoded by the coding sequence ATGAGCGAAGTTTCTGAAAAAAAAGTACTGGACGCCAAACTGGTAAACGCCTTAATCAAATCCACCCAGGATGTTTTGGGAACCATGGCCAACACCACGGTTTCCGTAAAAGAGGTCCGCCCACAGGCCTCCTATGTGGCAGGAGGCGATATCTCGGCATTGATTGGGATTACCGGTGAAGGCGGCGAGGGCATGGTCGCATTGTCGTTTCCCATCAAACTTGCTAATCTCATTGTCTCCCGCCTGATTGGAGCCAACGCAGAGGCCATTTCCGCGGAAGATCGTTCGGATGGCATTGGTGAACTGGTGAACATGATTTCGGGCAACACCAAAACCTCTTTGTCGACGGAAACCAACTCGAATTACCGATTGTCTTTACCCAGCATCATTTTGGGTTCTGGTCACGAGATTTCCGCCAGTCCCAAAAACTGCCCGTACCTGTGTATTGTATTTGAAGTCGAACAACAAAGCTTTAGCCTGCAAGTCTCTTTCAAGTTTACGAACTAG